The Punica granatum isolate Tunisia-2019 chromosome 4, ASM765513v2, whole genome shotgun sequence genome has a window encoding:
- the LOC116205620 gene encoding beta-bisabolene synthase-like — MGDDVRVIMNKKMEPLEKLELIDAIQRLGLEYHFKMEIEHSLKSLYESAAAAQHEYDDLYSAALRFRIFRQHHYYEIPQDVFRKFIDSETGNFRSVLANDVKGLLSLYEASFLGFKGEVVMDKALAFSTAHLKEKKKIISSPDLAVKVEHALDMPIHWRPNRLEARWFMEVYEEQPDMNPNLLKLAKLDYNIVQLIHREEFGRLVRWWTELGLGNMTFFRDNLVEHCLWTSLVIFDPKYSDLREMTTKVVAMITLIDDVYDLLGTLEELELLTHLINQWDITKIDELPLNMATCFVALYNITNEIGLWAMTRRGINIIPYMREAWSDQCKAYLEEAKWCQKHFMPTLKEYLSSAVRSVGVFLTLQCCFLITTDNLTEDALNYIVKIPSIVRCSSLLIRLNNDLVPTAVGLAEGDKLNSLECFMNETGASEEQARGHIKDLVHKTWKTLNKDVFNDSCQFSGPFVTACLNAARASHWIYRYGDGHGIRSQEAKEHLMSALVQPIPIEQLDHKFILGVK, encoded by the exons ATGGGGGATGACGTGCGGGTCATAATGAACAAAAAGATGGAACCGTTGGAAAAGCTCGAGTTGATTGATGCCATTCAGCGACTTGGATTAGAGTACCATTTTAAGATGGAGATCGAGCACTCATTGAAGTCACTTTATGAAagtgctgctgctgctcaACATGAATATGATGATCTATACAGCGCAGCTCTTCGATTCAGAATCTTCAGGCAGCACCATTATTACGAAATACCGCAAG ATGTATTTCGAAAATTCATAGACAGTGAGACGGGCAACTTTAGGTCAGTGTTGGCTAATGATGTGAAGGGATTGTTGAGTCTGTATGAAGCTTCTTTTCTAGGATTCAAAGGCGAAGTTGTCATGGACAAGGCTCTGGCGTTTTCCACTGCACAtttgaaggagaagaagaagataatatCATCCCCAGATTTAGCTGTAAAAGTGGAGCATGCCTTGGATATGCCGATCCATTGGAGGCCAAACAGACTAGAGGcgcgatggttcatggaagtGTATGAGGAACAGCCAGACATGAACCCCAATCTGCTTAAGTTGGCCAAACTTGATTACAACATTGTTCAGTTGATCCACCGAGAGGAATTCGGCCGCCTCGTGAG GTGGTGGACTGAATTGGGATTGGGCAATATGACCTTCTTCAGGGATAACCTCGTCGAACATTGCCTCTGGACATCTCTCGTGATTTTCGACCCAAAATACAGTGACCTGAGAGAAATGACAACAAAAGTCGTTGCTATGATAACACTTATAGATGATGTCTACGACTTGTTGGGTACTCTGGAGGAGCTCGAGCTCTTAACTCATCTCATCAATCA ATGGGATATCACCAAAATTGACGAGCTTCCTCTTAATATGGCCACTTGCTTTGTTGCTCTATACAACATCACGAATGAAATCGGACTCTGGGCTATGACAAGGCGAGGCATCAACATCATCCCATATATGCGGGAAGCa TGGTCAGATCAATGCAAGGCATATCTAGAAGAGGCAAAGTGGTGTCAAAAGCACTTCATGCCTACGCTGAAGGAGTACCTCAGCAGCGCGGTGAGAtcggtcggagtgttccttaCTCTACAATGTTGTTTCTTGATTACTACGGACAACCTAACAGAAGACGCACTAAACTATATCGTCAAGATCCCAAGTATTGTCCGGTGTTCATCATTACTTATTCGACTTAACAATGATCTGGTTCCAACAGCG GTAGGGTTGGCCGAGGGAGACAAACTGAATTCGTTGGAGTGCTTTATGAACGAAACGGGAGCTTCTGAGGAGCAGGCAAGAGGACACATCAAAGATCTCGTGCACAAAACGTGGAAGACCTTGAACAAAGATGTGTTCAATGATAGCTGCCAATTCTCCGGGCCTTTCGTGACGGCTTGCCTGAATGCTGCACGGGCATCTCATTGGATTTACAGATACGGAGATGGGCATGGGATAAGAAGCCAAGAAGCCAAAGAGCATCTCATGTCGGCTCTAGTCCAACCTATTCCAATCGAGCAATTGGATCATAAATTCATTTTGGGGGTGAAATAA
- the LOC116205547 gene encoding beta-bisabolene synthase-like: protein MALQAIFFTQSQLLIDPLSRIPCSLRSNPFQALTSHAYARAAHQTIVCTSETWNPTITASSASTKPRTWDYGIVPSLSNTEYTEKEWAEEVQTMGDDVRVIMNKKMEPLEKLELIDAIQRLGLEYHFKMEIEHSLKSLYESAAAAQHEYDDLYSAALRFRIFRQHHYYEIPQDVFRKFIDSETGNFRSVLANDVKGLLSLYEASFLGFKGEVVMDKALAFSTAHLKEKKKIISSPDLAVKVEHALDMPIHWRPNRLEARWFMEVYEEQPDMNPNLLKLAKLDYNIVQLIHREEFGRLVRWWTELGLGNMTFFRDNLVEHCLWTSLVIFDPKYSDLREMTTKVVAMITLIDDVYDLLGTLEELELLTHLINQWDITKIDELPLNMATCFVALYNITNEIGLWAMTRRGINIIPYMREAWSDQCKAYLEEAKWCQKHFMPTLKEYLSSAVRSVGVFLTLQCCFLITTDNLTEDALNYIVKIPSIVRCSSLLIRLNNDLVPTAVGLAEGDKLNSLECFMNETGASEEQARGHIKDLVHKTWKTLNKDVFNDSCQFSGPFVTACLNAARASHWIYRYGDGHGIRSQEAKEHLMSALVQPIPIEQLDHKFILGVK, encoded by the exons atGGCTCTTCAGGCTATCTTCTTCACACAATCACAGCTGTTAATCGACCCCTTGAGTCGGATTCCTTGTTCTCTGCGTTCTAATCCCTTCCAAGCCCTTACGTCCCATGCATATGCTCGGGCTGCTCATCAGACTATCGTTTGCACTTCAGAGACTTGGAATCCGACGATTACTGCCAGTTCTGCGAGTACCAAACCAAGGACGTGGGACTACGGAATCGTACCGTCACTCAGCAACACTGAGTACACT GAAAAGGAGTGGGCGGAGGAGGTCCAGACGATGGGGGATGACGTGCGGGTCATAATGAACAAAAAGATGGAACCGTTGGAAAAGCTCGAGTTGATTGATGCCATTCAGCGACTTGGATTAGAGTACCATTTTAAGATGGAGATCGAGCACTCATTGAAGTCACTTTATGAAagtgctgctgctgctcaACATGAATATGATGATCTATACAGCGCAGCTCTTCGATTCAGAATCTTCAGGCAGCACCATTATTACGAAATACCGCAAG ATGTATTTCGAAAATTCATAGACAGTGAGACGGGCAACTTTAGGTCAGTGTTGGCTAATGATGTGAAGGGATTGTTGAGTCTGTATGAAGCTTCTTTTCTAGGATTCAAAGGCGAAGTTGTCATGGACAAGGCTCTGGCGTTTTCCACTGCACAtttgaaggagaagaagaagataatatCATCCCCAGATTTAGCTGTAAAAGTGGAGCATGCCTTGGATATGCCGATCCATTGGAGGCCAAACAGACTAGAGGcgcgatggttcatggaagtGTATGAGGAACAGCCAGACATGAACCCCAATCTGCTTAAGTTGGCCAAACTTGATTACAACATTGTTCAGTTGATCCACCGAGAGGAATTCGGCCGCCTCGTGAG GTGGTGGACTGAATTGGGATTGGGCAATATGACCTTCTTCAGGGATAACCTCGTCGAACATTGCCTCTGGACATCTCTCGTGATTTTCGACCCAAAATACAGTGACCTGAGAGAAATGACAACAAAAGTCGTTGCTATGATAACACTTATAGATGATGTCTACGACTTGTTGGGTACTCTGGAGGAGCTCGAGCTCTTAACTCATCTCATCAATCA ATGGGATATCACCAAAATTGACGAGCTTCCTCTTAATATGGCCACTTGCTTTGTTGCTCTATACAACATCACGAATGAAATCGGACTCTGGGCTATGACAAGGCGAGGCATCAACATCATCCCATATATGCGGGAAGCa TGGTCAGATCAATGCAAGGCATATCTAGAAGAGGCAAAGTGGTGTCAAAAGCACTTCATGCCTACGCTGAAGGAGTACCTCAGCAGCGCGGTGAGAtcggtcggagtgttccttaCTCTACAATGTTGTTTCTTGATTACTACGGACAACCTAACAGAAGACGCACTAAACTATATCGTCAAGATCCCAAGTATTGTCCGGTGTTCATCATTACTTATTCGACTTAACAATGATCTGGTTCCAACAGCG GTAGGGTTGGCCGAGGGAGACAAACTGAATTCGTTGGAGTGCTTTATGAACGAAACGGGAGCTTCTGAGGAGCAGGCAAGAGGACACATCAAAGATCTCGTGCACAAAACGTGGAAGACCTTGAACAAAGATGTGTTCAATGATAGCTGCCAATTCTCCGGGCCTTTCGTGACGGCTTGCCTGAATGCTGCACGGGCATCTCATTGGATTTACAGATACGGAGATGGGCATGGGATAAGAAGCCAAGAAGCCAAAGAGCATCTCATGTCGGCTCTAGTCCAACCTATTCCAATCGAGCAATTGGATCATAAATTCATTTTGGGGGTGAAATAA
- the LOC116203205 gene encoding alpha-terpineol synthase, chloroplastic-like, with protein sequence MAAQNEATTLSINNLGEEVIRRSANFQPSVWDYGFVQSLGSEYSEIEEYAEEVERMKGEVKRLINSKEMDSLSKLELIDCVRRLGLGYHFEEEIEKAMSAIYDEKAKFGWGFEDLNSSSLGFRLLRQHKFLVCQDVFERFTDDKGSFGVPSNEDGVKGLLSLYEASFHALEGEMILDNAKAFSSTCLMNVKKDINMSPSLARKVDHALDMPIHWRPNRLEARWFINAYEGERDRNPILLKLAKLDYNMVQSIHKKEVSELARWWVDLGVNNLAFARDRLMEHYLWNALVVFEPQFGACREMTTKIICLVTAMDDVYDVFGTLEELEILTDFVDRWDISEIGRLPPAIRTCYLAMYDISNDINQWTIKERGFSVIPYIHKMWADQTKALLKEAKWYHARHKPRLQEYLKTSVTSIGGLLMMLCCYLLTTNKITKEALDFISEYPSIMFCSTAVVRLNNDLATSSDEMERGDNYKSIQCYMNESAACEEAARQHVKGLVWEMWKNMNRDVCKSYPITGPFLNACLNLARAAQCFYQYGDGHGVPGGKTKNYLMSVLVRPVPIQELIGM encoded by the exons ATGGCTGCCCAGAACGAAGCGACCACCCTGTCGATCAACAATCTTGGTGAAGAAGTCATCAGACGTTCTGCGAACTTCCAGCCGAGTGTGTGGGACTATGGCTTCGTGCAATCGCTTGGCTCCGAATATTCT GAGATTGAGGAGTATGCGGAAGAGGTCGAGAGGATGAAGGGGGAAGTGAAGAGGCTAATCAATAGTAAAGAGATGGATTCATTGTCGAAGTTGGAGCTAATAGACTGTGTCCGGAGGCTCGGGTTGGGTTACCATTTTGAGGAAGAGATTGAAAAGGCAATGAGCGCCATCTATGATGAGAAAGCCAAGTTCGGCTGGGGCTTCGAGGACCTTAACTCGAGCTCCCTCGGATTCAGGCTTCTCCGACAGCACAAGTTCCTCGTATGCCAAG ACGTGTTCGAGAGGTTTACAGATGACAAGGGTAGTTTTGGAGTGCCATCGAACGAAGATGGTGTGAAGGGGCTCCTAAGCCTGTACGAAGCCTCATTTCACGCCCTTGAAGGCGAAATGATCCTAGACAATGCCAAGGCTTTCTCCTCAACATGCTTGATGAATGTGAAAAAGGACATTAATATGTCCCCAAGCTTGGCTAGAAAAGTGGATCACGCCCTGGACATGCCCATCCACTGGAGACCTAACAGGCTGGAGGCTAGATGGTTCATTAATGCATACGAGGGAGAGCGCGACAGGAACCCAATTTTGCTCAAGTTGGCCAAACTGGACTATAATATGGTCCAGTCGATCCACAAGAAGGAAGTTAGCGAGCTTGCAAG ATGGTGGGTGGATTTGGGCGTGAACAACTTGGCATTCGCGAGGGACCGGCTAATGGAACATTACCTATGGAACGCCCTGGTCGTTTTCGAGCCGCAGTTCGGAGCCTGCAGGGAAATGACCACAAAGATCATCTGCTTGGTAACGGCAATGGATGATGTTTACGATGTGTTTGGCACATTGGAAGAACTTGAGATCTTGACAGATTTCGTAGACAG GTGGGACATATCTGAAATAGGAAGGCTTCCACCGGCAATAAGAACATGTTACTTGGCCATGTACGACATCAGCAATGATATCAACCAGTGGACCATTAAAGAGCGAGGTTTTAGCGTCATTCCTTACATCCACAAGATG TGGGCGGACCAAACTAAAGCATTGTTGAAGGAGGCAAAATGGTACCATGCCAGACACAAGCCGAGGTTGCAGGAATATCTCAAAACTTCGGTTACTTCTATAGGAGGACTTCTGATGATGTTGTGTTGCTACTTACTGACCACTAACAAGATCACGAAGGAAGCCCTGGATTTCATCTCTGAGTACCCGAGTATCATGTTCTGCTCCACCGCAGTCGTTCGACTCAACAATGACCTTGCCACCTCCTCG GATGAGATGGAACGGGGGGATAACTACAAGTCGATACAGTGCTACATGAATGAGAGCGCGGCCTGTGAAGAAGCTGCAAGGCAGCACGTCAAGGGTCTGGTGTGGGAAATGTGGAAGAACATGAACAGAGATGTCTGCAAGAGTTACCCGATCACGGGGCCTTTCCTTAATGCCTGCCTGAATCTCGCTCGAGCGGCTCAGTGCTTTTACCAATATGGGGACGGGCATGGGGTTCCTGGCGGCAAAACGAAGAACTACCTGATGTCAGTCCTTGTCCGACCAGTCCCTATCCAAGAATTAATAGGTATGTAA
- the LOC116205927 gene encoding terpene synthase 10-like produces MALIVTKGMSVSQRSHSHPPAPSFSSRSIEHNDQPVIRRNASYHPNLWDYGSMQSLNNGFNEEDYKEELEKMKEDVKDLTKANQENPLAKLELIDAVHRLGLQYQFKAEIKHALHVIHQRAEDSRFSDDIYAIALRFRLLRQHGYHVSQDVFKGFVDETGSFRESLEENVEGLLSLYEASFHGLKGETIIDKAMEFSSTCLKALDKDKLPKRLAMKVDHALDMPIHWRTNRLEARWFMPVYEEETSINRTLLKLAKLDYNIVQSIYMKEVSKLARWWEELGITKLSIFRDRLLEHYLWSILMVFEPKCETARAITTKLGSMITMIDDVYDVYGLLEELELLTDFVNRWDITGIDKLPYTIKTCFLALYNTTNEIGLSVLIERGINIIPYLRKMWADQCKAYLVEAKWYHRGLKPPTLKEYLNSAVTTVGGFLLLQCVFLATTDTLTAETLDSISEIPRIMLSSSLIVRLSNDLGTSSHELARGDVLKSVECYMNETGCSEEAARDHIKDLIRETWKNLNEDMADHYPLSETFVGACLDLARASQCFYQYGDGHGIPDRETKEHLNSVLIQPVPMY; encoded by the exons ATGGCTCTAATTGTTACCAAAGGCATGTCCGTCTCCCAGCGCTCACACTCTCATCCCCCAGCTCCTTCTTTCTCCTCGAGATCAATTGAGCATAATGATCAGCCGGTCATCAGACGCAACGCTAGCTATCACCCTAATTTGTGGGACTACGGCTCTATGCAATCGCTCAACAATGGGTTCAAc GAGGAGGACTACAAAGAGGAGCTTGAGAAGATGAAGGAAGATGTGAAAGATCTCACCAAGGCAAATCAAGAGAATCCATTAGCAAAACTCGAGCTGATAGATGCTGTTCATCGGCTCGGATTGCAATACCAATTCAAGGCGGAGATAAAACATGCATTGCATGTAATTCATCAGAGAGCAGAGGATTCTCGATTTTCTGATGATATCTATGCCATAGCCCTACGATTTAGGCTTCTAAGGCAGCATGGATATCATGTATCTCAAG ATGTCTTCAAAGGTTTCGTGGACGAGACCGGCAGTTTTAGGGAATCATTAGAGGAGAATGTGGAGGGCCTGCTGAGTCTCTATGAAGCTTCATTCCATGGACTGAAAGGCGAAACCATCATTGATAAAGCCATGGAGTTCTCTTCTACCTGTTTGAAGGCATTGGACAAAGATAAATTGCCAAAGAGATTGGCCATGAAAGTAGATCACGCCCTAGACATGCCCATTCACTGGAGGACCAACAGATTGGAGGCAAGATGGTTCATGCCGGTGTACGAGGAAGAAACCAGCATAAACCGTACGTTGCTTAAATTAGCAAAATTGGACTACAACATAGTGCAATCAATCTACATGAAGGAAGTTAGCAAATTGGCAAG GTGGTGGGAGGAATTGGGCATTACCAAGTTGAGCATCTTCAGGGATAGACTCTTGGAACATTACCTATGGAGTATTCTTATGGTTTTCGAACCAAAGTGCGAAACTGCCCGAGCGATAACTACCAAATTGGGTTCCATGATAACGATGATTGATGATGTTTACGACGTATATGGCTTGCTGGAAGAACTCGAACTCTTGACAGATTTCGTAAACAG ATGGGATATTACTGGCATTGACAAGCTTCCATATACGATAAAAACCTGTTTCTTGGCTTTGTACAACACCACGAACGAGATTGGCCTTTCAGTGTTGATAGAACGTGGCATCAACATCATCCCATATCTTCGAAAAATG TGGGCCGATCAATGCAAAGCATATTTGGTTGAGGCGAAGTGGTATCACCGGGGCTTGAAGCCTCCGACACTGAAGGAGTATCTCAACTCGGCCGTAACAACCGTCGGAGGGTTTCTTCTGCTGCAATGTGTTTTTTTGGCTACAACAGACACATTAACAGCTGAGACACTCGATTCCATTTCCGAAATACCCAGGATAATGCTCTCTTCGTCCTTGATTGTTCGACTCAGCAATGATTTGGGCACATCGTCG CATGAGCTAGCGAGGGGGGATGTTTTGAAGTCGGTGGAGTGCTACATGAACGAGACAGGATGTTCAGAAGAAGCCGCTCGGGACCACATCAAGGATCTTATACGTGAAACCTGGAAGAACTTGAATGAGGATATGGCCGATCACTACCCGCTCTCGGAAACTTTCGTGGGCGCGTGTCTAGATCTTGCACGGGCTTCTCAATGCTTTTACCAATACGGGGATGGGCACGGTATTCCTGACAGGGAGACCAAAGAGCATCTCAACTCCGTTCTGATCCAGCCAGTTCCGATGTATTAG